Proteins encoded by one window of Candidatus Macondimonas diazotrophica:
- a CDS encoding DUF3846 domain-containing protein, with translation MRAYLIDPVERRITEVDYDGNYKSIYKLIDCERFDCVRFSDNGDCAYVDDEGMFVENQSFFKIEGYPQPVAGKALVLGTDEEGGSVSPILPFAEIWHKVQFGVLIQISGKVLFSGASAWKIAQNSPRHKK, from the coding sequence ATGCGCGCCTACCTCATCGACCCCGTCGAACGTCGAATCACCGAAGTCGATTATGACGGGAACTACAAATCGATCTACAAGTTGATCGATTGTGAGAGGTTTGACTGTGTCAGATTCTCTGACAACGGTGATTGCGCCTATGTCGACGATGAGGGGATGTTCGTCGAGAATCAGAGCTTCTTCAAGATCGAAGGCTATCCGCAACCAGTGGCCGGCAAGGCACTGGTCCTCGGCACGGATGAAGAAGGCGGCTCCGTTTCTCCAATCCTCCCGTTCGCCGAAATATGGCACAAGGTCCAGTTTGGCGTTCTGATTCAAATCAGCGGGAAAGTCTTGTTCAGTGGCGCTTCTGCGTGGAAGATCGCGCAGAACTCTCCTCGCCATAAGAAATGA
- a CDS encoding DNA polymerase yields MIKTAIFDLEADGLNPTRIHCLHIRDRERGRTYRFRQNKYENTIEHGIALLEEAEVLVAHNGLGFDVPVLERLYDFDPIGRHYDTLVMSRMVFANIKESDYKLWKRGKFRSNLDPHEVFRGELIGTHGLEAWGIRLGKFKGDYAKIREAEAKAAGLTDPDDISQYVWGEWNQDMDDYCVGDLDVTEALLDHIEAEDWSPQSTRIEHRVHDLMCRQEDYGVPFNVEGAEKLDHNLREEHRKLSDQAVEHFGIWHKPAKFYRIDRNNKPREEFGEDGTRKWWAEVTVSKKTIKYKDPAKPNRTEGAAFCPIKLMEFNPNSRPQIIDRLQTIYDWEHDPEQVTEKGNPKVNDEVLRGLAPRIPICHSLAETFYYKKRLGQLTDGKNALLRKVDFRTGLIHGRVNAGGAQTGRATHSNPNLAQVPKVKAKKISDGAIKVTGRVYLDEDDGILGVYDDVAIISVDHPDVVDIHGNTALLRGRTGDHGWDFRDLFGTSFLTKQVVANPDDWTQVGADLSGIELRMLGQLLAEFDNGEYIRLLLEDDIHTVHQHAAGLDSRDKAKTLIYALVYGAGDEKLGSIIDPLANRAEQARIGAEARRKLMTRLPALAKAIKKVQKQAKLSGYLWGLDKRKLYVRGMHSALNTQLQSNGALVAKVWNLMVEDMLDEEGLRQGWDGDVVPMLWVHDEIQYAARKECAELVSDCMVEAAYCAGEYFDFKVPTPAESKIGPTWAYTH; encoded by the coding sequence ATGATAAAGACAGCGATATTCGACCTTGAAGCAGACGGATTAAATCCGACGCGAATCCACTGCCTACATATCCGGGACAGGGAGCGCGGCAGGACATACCGCTTTCGGCAGAACAAGTACGAAAACACCATCGAGCACGGCATCGCCCTGCTCGAAGAGGCTGAGGTTCTCGTCGCGCACAACGGACTAGGATTCGATGTCCCGGTTCTTGAGCGGCTCTACGACTTCGACCCGATAGGTCGGCATTACGACACGCTCGTAATGTCGCGCATGGTGTTCGCCAACATCAAGGAGTCCGACTACAAGCTCTGGAAAAGAGGAAAGTTCAGGTCGAACCTGGACCCCCACGAAGTGTTTCGTGGCGAACTGATCGGCACGCACGGCCTGGAAGCGTGGGGTATCCGTCTCGGCAAGTTCAAGGGCGACTATGCCAAGATCAGGGAAGCCGAAGCAAAGGCTGCGGGCCTGACCGATCCTGACGACATTTCCCAGTATGTCTGGGGCGAGTGGAATCAGGACATGGACGACTACTGCGTCGGTGACCTCGATGTGACGGAAGCTCTGCTTGATCATATCGAAGCAGAGGACTGGTCCCCGCAATCGACGCGGATCGAGCATCGCGTCCACGATCTCATGTGTCGGCAGGAGGACTACGGCGTTCCTTTCAACGTAGAAGGTGCGGAGAAACTAGACCACAATCTCCGCGAGGAACACAGGAAACTGTCAGATCAGGCTGTCGAGCATTTCGGCATCTGGCACAAGCCGGCGAAATTCTACCGTATCGACCGAAACAACAAGCCGAGAGAAGAGTTCGGCGAGGACGGCACCCGGAAGTGGTGGGCTGAGGTCACGGTCTCCAAGAAGACAATCAAGTACAAGGACCCGGCGAAACCCAACAGGACAGAGGGTGCTGCTTTCTGTCCGATCAAGCTTATGGAGTTCAACCCGAACTCCCGTCCCCAGATCATCGACCGGCTGCAGACGATTTACGACTGGGAGCACGACCCGGAGCAGGTCACGGAGAAAGGTAATCCCAAGGTCAATGACGAGGTCTTGCGCGGCCTAGCACCTCGTATCCCGATCTGTCACTCACTCGCTGAAACCTTCTATTACAAGAAACGACTGGGCCAACTCACGGATGGCAAGAACGCTCTCCTGAGAAAGGTGGATTTCAGGACTGGATTGATCCACGGGCGCGTGAACGCCGGAGGCGCCCAGACAGGTCGTGCCACACATTCCAACCCGAACCTTGCCCAGGTCCCGAAGGTCAAGGCCAAGAAAATAAGTGATGGCGCCATCAAGGTGACCGGTCGGGTCTATCTCGATGAGGATGACGGAATTCTCGGTGTCTATGACGACGTCGCGATCATTTCGGTCGATCACCCGGATGTTGTTGATATCCACGGCAACACAGCCCTCCTGCGTGGGCGGACAGGAGATCACGGGTGGGACTTCCGGGACCTGTTCGGAACGAGCTTCCTGACGAAGCAGGTTGTCGCCAATCCGGACGACTGGACCCAGGTTGGTGCCGACCTCTCTGGCATCGAACTCCGCATGCTTGGGCAACTCCTCGCCGAGTTCGACAATGGCGAGTATATCCGCCTTCTCCTTGAGGACGATATTCACACCGTTCACCAACACGCTGCAGGACTGGATAGTCGGGATAAAGCGAAGACGCTCATATATGCGTTGGTGTATGGGGCTGGAGACGAGAAGCTCGGCTCCATTATTGATCCGCTTGCAAATAGGGCAGAACAAGCGCGCATCGGGGCAGAAGCGCGCCGCAAACTGATGACCCGCCTCCCCGCCCTCGCGAAAGCGATCAAGAAGGTCCAGAAGCAGGCGAAGCTGTCCGGCTATCTGTGGGGTCTGGACAAGCGCAAGCTTTATGTCCGTGGGATGCACTCCGCATTGAACACGCAGCTCCAGTCGAACGGTGCTCTAGTCGCCAAGGTCTGGAACCTCATGGTCGAAGACATGCTCGATGAAGAGGGTCTTCGGCAAGGCTGGGACGGCGATGTTGTCCCCATGCTCTGGGTTCATGATGAGATCCAGTACGCTGCCCGCAAGGAGTGTGCTGAACTTGTCTCCGACTGTATGGTTGAGGCTGCTTACTGTGCTGGGGAATATTTTGACTTCAAGGTTCCAACACCCGCAGAATCCAAGATCGGACCGACATGGGCCTACACGCATTAG
- a CDS encoding DNA cytosine methyltransferase: MQPRIFYNEFDAETSDWLRRLVRDGVVPPGDVDSRSIVEIDPEELKGYDQCHFFAGIGTWALALHNAGWPPDRQVWTGSCPCQPFSGAGKGKGFDDDRHLWPVWNALISERRPGVVFGEQVASKDGLEWLDLVQADLEAKDYAVGAFDLCAAGVGAPHIRQRLWLVADLFGSALADTCQQGVERGTVPGRTGREGQEPHAQGCGKTGVVDDASVRHAQDRGLYPRQGKPESPPTDSQRSGEGGYVGIRDAFGEGLEGYSGHVIDRSGWSETDRPTPTPSRDYGLSGREMSVHNLPGPVNGFWADAQWVYCDDDKLRPLKPGITPLADGPAEHVLRVGGYGNGIVEPLAREFISTYMELDRA; the protein is encoded by the coding sequence ATGCAACCCAGGATTTTCTACAACGAGTTCGACGCCGAAACTTCCGACTGGCTTCGCCGTCTGGTCCGGGACGGTGTCGTTCCTCCCGGCGACGTAGACAGCCGATCCATCGTCGAGATCGATCCAGAAGAGTTGAAAGGATATGACCAGTGCCATTTCTTCGCCGGGATCGGGACATGGGCACTCGCCCTGCACAATGCGGGGTGGCCTCCGGACCGTCAGGTTTGGACAGGTTCTTGCCCGTGCCAGCCGTTCTCAGGGGCGGGTAAAGGCAAGGGCTTCGACGACGACCGTCATCTCTGGCCGGTGTGGAACGCTCTCATCTCGGAGCGCAGACCTGGCGTCGTCTTTGGAGAGCAAGTTGCGTCGAAAGATGGCCTTGAGTGGCTCGACCTTGTTCAAGCTGACCTGGAAGCCAAGGATTACGCCGTCGGGGCGTTCGATCTGTGCGCTGCGGGCGTCGGTGCCCCGCATATCCGCCAAAGACTCTGGCTCGTCGCCGACCTTTTCGGAAGCGCACTGGCCGACACCTGTCAGCAAGGCGTGGAAAGAGGGACTGTACCAGGGAGGACGGGGCGGGAAGGTCAGGAACCTCACGCTCAAGGGTGCGGCAAAACTGGCGTCGTGGATGACGCCTCTGTCCGGCACGCACAGGACCGGGGACTATACCCTAGACAGGGGAAACCGGAATCTCCGCCGACTGACTCTCAAAGGTCAGGCGAAGGCGGTTATGTCGGGATACGTGACGCCTTCGGCGAGGGATTGGAAGGATACTCCGGGCATGTCATTGACAGGTCCGGATGGTCGGAAACGGATCGACCAACTCCCACACCAAGCCGCGATTATGGACTTTCCGGTCGGGAAATGTCGGTTCACAACCTACCGGGGCCTGTCAACGGATTCTGGGCAGACGCACAGTGGGTCTACTGCGACGACGACAAGCTCCGTCCTCTTAAACCCGGAATTACCCCGTTGGCTGATGGGCCTGCCGAGCACGTTCTGCGCGTCGGCGGTTACGGCAACGGGATCGTAGAGCCTTTGGCTCGGGAATTCATCAGCACTTACATGGAGTTGGATCGTGCCTGA
- a CDS encoding DEAD/DEAH box helicase, whose product MEITFDKGLFVARIQFHERSQFKKALWDWSDELKRWTTADPANVETFTNACVGEASAIMERYLEEKNAVISESRALDTAFVGLVPEGKALYGFQNAGVEYALRRKDTLIGDDPGLGKQQPTYCKVLMADGSYTRIGDLEIGDKIASVDGTIQTVTGIFPQGFKPAYRVYFRDKTSTDCGPEHLWTVTTTQRRRKSKDPWFTATLEELLNRGITFSSGGKNVNKFEVPIPTPLNASDKKFPIDPYQLGVILGDGGLRSFRGGCCTISCFAPDADEIMASFDPKTQEEALEQYGQCRRFYVRGIQPALREVGLYRSLGRDKFIPEIYFSGSEQQRLSLLQGLMDTDGSASRNRITFHSSNHRLANDVARLVRSIGGVGIIREYDRPDKETYEKDIQVNVRLDRWCPFRINRKANQWKPASFNNRPKKAICKVERIEDQEQVCISVSHPSGLYITDDYIVTHNTTQAISVANEMFESGELEDVLILCEASQKAHWSRQWPDWTTTGLDIGVVERRVRQKNKIKRTVSIIPDTPVTVVNYDLLGQIHDWLAEQPWSLVIADECQALRNMEAQRTRYVFGDEERLIVKPAGRNKDGSFRMVRKRLEAVRAIRGDRRVFLTGTPIENRPHDLWPIIRAFDPEGLGSDYEFFIKRYCGAYWTEYGWSTSGGTNLIELQRYLRSTFMVRRTTQQALPDMPPKTRRPFFLPADDFKHVLKKSDDVFERSLDALEEHLGLRAEGETEDRMFSVWEELYTRYGDQIEDATYEEIMELVPEEASVAFEEIAKLRSELAVAKVPYIIRHVREITDAGEKVVVFFYHKVVGQALREAWGDSCGYIDGSIKPTKRQDEVDRFMEDPDCTAMFGQLHAASKGFTMTVARRAVFGELDWRPGTMKQAENRIWRISQENHCLIDHLIVESSIEVRQSHSLIEKQEQMDKALDHEESETQE is encoded by the coding sequence ATGGAGATCACTTTCGACAAAGGCCTGTTCGTTGCCAGGATACAGTTCCATGAGCGCAGCCAGTTCAAGAAGGCACTGTGGGACTGGAGCGATGAACTGAAGAGATGGACGACCGCTGACCCGGCGAATGTCGAGACATTTACAAACGCCTGCGTCGGTGAAGCCTCCGCCATCATGGAGAGGTATCTGGAGGAAAAGAATGCCGTCATTAGCGAAAGCCGTGCGCTGGATACCGCGTTTGTCGGATTGGTCCCAGAAGGCAAGGCCCTCTATGGCTTCCAGAACGCAGGAGTCGAATACGCACTCAGGCGCAAAGACACGCTGATTGGGGATGATCCAGGCCTGGGAAAGCAACAGCCGACATATTGTAAAGTTTTAATGGCGGATGGAAGCTACACCAGAATCGGTGATCTTGAGATTGGAGACAAGATCGCGTCTGTTGATGGCACAATCCAGACCGTGACAGGCATTTTTCCTCAAGGATTCAAGCCAGCGTATAGGGTCTATTTTCGGGACAAAACCTCCACAGATTGTGGGCCGGAGCATTTGTGGACAGTAACCACCACACAGCGTCGAAGAAAATCAAAAGACCCGTGGTTTACCGCAACGTTAGAAGAACTTTTGAACAGAGGTATAACATTCTCTTCTGGAGGTAAAAATGTAAACAAATTCGAGGTTCCTATTCCCACCCCTTTGAACGCTTCGGATAAAAAGTTTCCAATTGATCCTTATCAGTTAGGTGTAATTCTGGGGGACGGCGGTCTACGCTCATTTCGAGGTGGATGCTGCACTATATCTTGTTTTGCGCCGGATGCCGATGAAATAATGGCTTCGTTTGATCCCAAGACGCAGGAAGAAGCGCTTGAGCAATATGGACAATGCCGAAGATTTTACGTGAGGGGGATTCAACCTGCGTTGAGAGAAGTAGGTCTTTATAGAAGCCTTGGACGAGATAAATTTATTCCAGAAATATATTTCTCAGGATCGGAACAACAACGCCTAAGCCTTCTTCAAGGACTTATGGACACAGATGGGTCAGCATCCAGAAATAGAATAACTTTTCATAGTTCAAATCATCGGTTGGCCAACGATGTCGCCAGACTTGTTCGGTCAATAGGCGGCGTGGGAATTATTAGAGAATATGATCGTCCAGACAAGGAAACTTACGAAAAAGACATACAAGTCAATGTTCGATTAGACAGATGGTGCCCATTCAGGATAAACCGGAAAGCAAACCAGTGGAAGCCAGCTAGTTTCAACAATAGACCCAAGAAAGCTATATGTAAGGTTGAGAGAATAGAGGATCAAGAGCAGGTTTGTATATCTGTTTCTCATCCTTCTGGTCTATACATAACAGATGATTACATTGTCACCCACAACACCACGCAAGCAATCTCAGTAGCAAACGAGATGTTCGAATCTGGTGAACTCGAAGATGTCCTTATTTTATGCGAAGCCTCTCAAAAAGCGCACTGGAGTCGACAGTGGCCAGACTGGACCACAACCGGACTGGACATCGGAGTCGTTGAGCGACGAGTTAGACAGAAGAACAAGATCAAGCGCACTGTCAGCATTATCCCGGATACTCCAGTCACAGTTGTCAACTATGATCTTCTGGGACAAATCCACGATTGGCTCGCCGAACAGCCATGGAGCCTCGTCATCGCCGACGAGTGCCAGGCCCTGCGCAATATGGAAGCGCAGAGGACGAGATATGTCTTCGGAGATGAAGAGCGGCTCATCGTTAAGCCTGCTGGACGTAACAAAGATGGTTCATTCCGCATGGTACGGAAGAGGCTCGAAGCTGTGCGGGCAATTCGGGGGGATCGACGTGTATTCCTTACCGGGACTCCCATCGAGAACCGCCCTCATGATCTCTGGCCCATTATCAGAGCATTTGATCCGGAAGGACTCGGGTCTGATTATGAGTTCTTCATAAAAAGGTACTGCGGCGCCTATTGGACGGAGTATGGCTGGAGCACGAGCGGGGGTACGAACCTTATTGAGCTTCAGAGATATCTCCGCTCAACCTTCATGGTTCGGAGAACGACGCAGCAAGCCCTGCCGGATATGCCGCCAAAGACCCGGCGTCCGTTTTTCCTTCCGGCTGATGACTTCAAGCATGTCCTGAAGAAGTCCGATGATGTCTTCGAACGCAGCCTGGATGCCCTTGAGGAACATCTCGGCCTAAGAGCGGAAGGCGAGACGGAAGACAGAATGTTCTCTGTCTGGGAAGAATTGTACACAAGGTATGGCGACCAGATCGAGGACGCCACTTATGAAGAGATCATGGAGCTTGTGCCCGAAGAGGCGTCAGTCGCCTTCGAGGAGATCGCCAAACTCCGCTCGGAACTGGCGGTAGCGAAGGTTCCTTACATCATCCGACACGTCCGGGAAATCACGGACGCCGGCGAAAAGGTTGTGGTGTTCTTTTACCACAAAGTCGTTGGCCAAGCCTTGAGAGAGGCCTGGGGCGACTCCTGCGGTTATATCGATGGGTCGATCAAGCCCACGAAACGGCAGGACGAAGTGGACCGTTTCATGGAAGACCCGGATTGCACGGCAATGTTCGGGCAGCTCCATGCGGCGTCCAAGGGTTTCACGATGACCGTGGCCCGACGGGCTGTGTTCGGGGAACTGGATTGGCGTCCGGGAACCATGAAACAGGCCGAGAATCGCATCTGGCGCATCTCGCAGGAAAACCACTGCCTGATCGATCACCTGATCGTCGAATCCTCGATCGAGGTTCGCCAGTCTCACTCACTGATCGAGAAGCAGGAGCAAATGGACAAAGCTCTTGATCACGAAGAATCGGAGACTCAAGAATGA
- a CDS encoding tyrosine-type recombinase/integrase encodes MSPHIKRKAKRLTPDQIRFCFSQARQTRTPERDVVILHLSFGLGLRACEIAGLEWDRHVFDAEGKMTGKVWVSGDIAKNGRERTLSLPKPIVEALVELHAAQQGQSSFVVHSPKPNKDGLSPNTMVQWFRRFYRDCGFSGVSSHSGRRTLATKKAETVHQYGGTLRDVQLMLGHACLSTTEEYIDETPASKAMTMDLEYA; translated from the coding sequence ATGTCCCCCCACATCAAACGCAAGGCCAAGCGCCTCACCCCTGACCAGATTCGGTTCTGCTTCTCACAGGCACGCCAGACCCGCACGCCGGAGCGCGATGTCGTGATCCTGCATCTGTCGTTCGGTCTCGGCCTGCGTGCCTGCGAGATCGCCGGTCTTGAATGGGACCGCCATGTCTTCGACGCCGAGGGCAAGATGACCGGCAAGGTCTGGGTGTCCGGCGACATCGCGAAGAACGGTCGAGAGCGGACTCTGTCCCTTCCCAAGCCTATCGTCGAAGCGCTCGTCGAACTTCACGCCGCCCAGCAGGGTCAGTCCTCCTTCGTGGTGCACTCGCCCAAGCCGAACAAGGACGGACTGTCCCCCAACACGATGGTCCAGTGGTTCCGCAGGTTCTATCGCGACTGTGGGTTCTCCGGCGTCTCGTCTCACTCTGGCCGGCGCACTCTGGCGACGAAGAAAGCCGAGACAGTACACCAGTATGGTGGGACCCTCCGGGATGTCCAGCTGATGCTCGGACACGCCTGTCTGTCGACGACCGAGGAGTATATCGACGAGACGCCGGCATCGAAGGCCATGACGATGGACCTTGAATACGCCTGA
- a CDS encoding site-specific DNA-methyltransferase yields MAEVTIYPGDCRESLKKLIEEGVRVHSVVADPPYGLVSIQKRFGKKTASAAKTDNNDGSFSRLSGGFMGKAWDATEIERDPEFWKLILDILLPGGFVFAFSGSRTGHWQACAMEQAGFIMHPMHGWVYGSGFPKGHRPKIDGWDGWAYGTQTQKPALEPIYLAQKPFSEKTGAANLLKHGVGAFNIDDCRVPSEEGSQRVDEPSQETRYTGRGSTNFAAKPGPRGGSPEGRYPSNLLLDDSECVKALFPESPGQLAKATTTEKKAKNTYGDFKSDTGQEPRGDGGSASRFFHRFPDAAPIIYNKKANKSDRSGSKHPTVKPIALMQYLVRHITPPGGVVLDPFGGSGTTAEAAMREGFDCLLMEAEPEYVEFLTQRFGIQKQAGKESEIQ; encoded by the coding sequence ATGGCGGAAGTCACGATCTACCCTGGAGATTGCCGGGAATCCCTGAAGAAGCTGATAGAGGAAGGTGTTCGCGTTCACTCTGTTGTAGCTGACCCTCCTTATGGGCTTGTCAGCATCCAAAAGCGCTTCGGCAAGAAAACCGCATCCGCCGCGAAGACGGACAATAACGATGGTTCGTTTTCTCGTTTGAGCGGCGGATTCATGGGTAAGGCCTGGGACGCGACAGAAATTGAACGCGACCCGGAGTTCTGGAAACTGATACTGGACATCCTGCTACCCGGCGGGTTTGTTTTCGCTTTTTCTGGATCGAGAACCGGACACTGGCAAGCCTGCGCAATGGAACAGGCTGGTTTCATCATGCATCCTATGCACGGGTGGGTGTACGGAAGCGGTTTCCCCAAAGGGCACCGGCCTAAAATCGACGGTTGGGACGGGTGGGCCTACGGAACACAAACACAGAAGCCAGCACTTGAGCCGATTTACCTCGCTCAAAAGCCTTTTAGCGAAAAAACCGGGGCAGCGAATCTTCTGAAGCACGGTGTCGGTGCGTTCAACATTGACGACTGTAGAGTACCATCTGAAGAGGGAAGTCAACGGGTGGACGAACCATCCCAAGAGACCCGCTACACAGGCAGAGGGTCGACCAACTTCGCAGCGAAGCCAGGACCCAGAGGCGGAAGCCCCGAAGGGAGATACCCGTCGAATCTCCTGCTGGATGATTCCGAATGTGTTAAGGCCTTGTTCCCGGAGAGCCCCGGTCAACTCGCCAAGGCCACCACGACCGAGAAAAAGGCGAAAAACACTTATGGGGATTTCAAAAGCGATACAGGACAGGAACCGCGTGGAGATGGTGGATCAGCCTCTAGATTCTTTCACAGATTCCCAGACGCTGCCCCAATCATTTATAACAAAAAAGCGAACAAATCAGACCGGTCCGGCTCGAAACACCCGACTGTCAAGCCAATCGCCCTGATGCAATATCTTGTTCGCCACATTACGCCGCCTGGTGGTGTTGTCCTTGACCCGTTCGGTGGCAGCGGGACGACAGCCGAGGCCGCTATGCGAGAAGGATTTGACTGCCTCCTTATGGAGGCTGAGCCGGAATATGTCGAATTCCTTACGCAAAGGTTTGGTATCCAAAAACAAGCAGGAAAGGAAAGTGAAATCCAGTGA
- a CDS encoding 3'-5' exonuclease: protein MLALVFDTETTGLVHHSKPVLDAAQPNLVQLGAILGNPDTGKIYGRIDSIIIPNLDGYEWDIPEKVADIHGITTAEANQFGVYLPAQLEVFLDMVEVADVVVAHNVGFDLKIIEIACARCREYDVKSKDNPQFLNPWRDKPTFCTLKAAKADPSIKSTSERGTNLGSLHRQLVGHEMEGAHEAFADTSALWKIFCIMNQKLQKKGTSEAA from the coding sequence ATGCTCGCACTCGTCTTCGACACAGAAACAACAGGCCTGGTTCATCATTCCAAGCCGGTCCTGGATGCCGCTCAGCCGAATCTTGTTCAGTTGGGCGCGATACTCGGAAATCCGGATACCGGGAAAATATACGGACGCATCGACTCCATTATCATTCCGAATCTCGACGGATATGAGTGGGACATTCCAGAGAAGGTTGCCGACATCCATGGGATCACGACCGCAGAAGCAAACCAGTTCGGGGTTTATCTCCCTGCCCAGCTGGAAGTGTTTCTGGATATGGTCGAGGTCGCGGATGTCGTCGTCGCCCACAATGTCGGATTCGATCTGAAAATCATCGAGATCGCATGCGCCCGGTGCCGGGAGTACGACGTCAAGTCGAAGGATAACCCTCAATTTCTGAACCCGTGGCGAGACAAGCCTACTTTCTGCACACTCAAGGCGGCAAAAGCCGACCCGAGCATCAAGAGCACGTCCGAGCGGGGGACCAATCTCGGATCACTGCACAGGCAGCTGGTCGGTCATGAGATGGAAGGCGCTCACGAAGCATTCGCTGACACGTCTGCTCTGTGGAAAATCTTCTGCATCATGAACCAGAAACTCCAGAAGAAAGGAACCTCGGAGGCCGCATAG